A single genomic interval of Bradyrhizobium sp. sBnM-33 harbors:
- a CDS encoding FecCD family ABC transporter permease: protein MSVEAVALTNEDAARRRIGATAALAALVVLLMLISLGIGPVRLSPLAVAQALFGGGSEVAQVIVREIRLPRTLLALAIGAILGLSGASLQGLLRNPLASPSLFGAPQSAAFGAVLVIAIGLADVRSYALPVAAIIAAFASVFVLLSIAGRNAGLLILILSGLAISSFAGAATALVMNLSSNPFVVLEIAFWLLGSLEDRSFQHVMLAFPFIIAGAVMLFSQRHAFRALSLGEETAQSLGVDVGRLRLFVISGVALGVGGAVAVTGTIGFIGLVAPHLMRPVIGHDPGRLLVPSALAGSALLLAADIAVRIIPSTSDIKVGVLTSIIGVPFFLYLIMRERRALGGGVA, encoded by the coding sequence ATGAGTGTTGAAGCCGTAGCCCTGACCAATGAGGACGCCGCGCGCCGGCGGATCGGCGCGACCGCGGCGCTTGCTGCCCTTGTTGTGCTCCTGATGCTGATCTCGCTCGGCATCGGGCCGGTGCGGCTGTCGCCGCTTGCGGTGGCGCAAGCGCTGTTCGGTGGCGGCAGCGAGGTGGCGCAGGTGATCGTGCGGGAAATCCGCCTGCCCCGCACGCTGCTGGCGCTGGCGATCGGCGCCATCCTCGGGCTGTCGGGCGCGTCGCTGCAGGGCTTGCTGCGCAATCCGCTGGCCTCGCCCTCGCTATTCGGCGCGCCGCAATCGGCCGCCTTTGGCGCGGTGCTGGTGATTGCGATCGGGCTGGCCGACGTGCGCTCCTATGCGCTGCCGGTCGCCGCGATCATCGCGGCATTCGCTTCGGTGTTCGTGCTGCTCTCGATCGCCGGCCGCAATGCGGGTCTGCTGATCCTCATTCTCTCGGGACTGGCGATTTCGAGCTTTGCGGGCGCTGCCACCGCGCTGGTGATGAACCTCTCCAGCAACCCCTTCGTGGTGCTGGAGATCGCATTCTGGCTGCTCGGCTCGCTCGAGGATCGCAGCTTTCAGCATGTGATGCTGGCGTTTCCATTCATCATTGCCGGCGCGGTCATGCTGTTCAGCCAGCGCCACGCCTTTCGCGCGCTGAGCTTGGGCGAGGAAACCGCGCAGAGCCTTGGCGTCGATGTGGGGCGTCTACGGCTGTTCGTGATTTCGGGCGTCGCGCTGGGTGTCGGCGGCGCCGTCGCTGTTACCGGCACCATCGGTTTCATCGGCCTGGTCGCGCCGCACCTGATGCGGCCCGTGATCGGCCACGATCCCGGGCGGCTGTTGGTGCCGAGCGCACTCGCGGGCTCGGCGCTATTGCTGGCCGCGGATATTGCAGTGCGCATCATTCCCTCAACATCGGATATCAAGGTCGGCGTGCTGACCTCGATTATCGGCGTGCCGTTCTTCCTCTATCTGATCATGCGCGAACGCCGCGCGCTCGGCGGAGGCGTCGCATGA
- a CDS encoding ABC transporter ATP-binding protein — MSEAALLTARGLGVRLAGRVVLKDVSLALSAGHLVALVGPNGAGKTTLLRALAGLIPSEGEITIGGDALVSLSLRERAKRFGYLPQGHLVHWPLPARDIVALGRYPHGATDPARLSPRDAEAVLRAMQAVDVMEFSDRRVTELSGGERSRVALARALAVEAPIILADEPTASLDPRHQIDVMKNLRATADKGVLIIVVTHDLGLAARFADHVLVLKEGNLVSWGTPSAGLSEQVMADVFRISAYRAEYQREAVIVPWADV; from the coding sequence ATGAGCGAGGCTGCGCTGCTGACCGCAAGGGGACTCGGCGTGCGGCTCGCCGGCCGCGTCGTGCTGAAGGACGTTTCGCTGGCGCTGTCGGCGGGGCACCTGGTGGCGCTGGTCGGCCCGAATGGCGCCGGCAAGACCACGCTGCTGCGCGCGCTAGCCGGGCTGATCCCCTCCGAAGGCGAGATCACGATCGGCGGCGATGCGCTGGTCTCACTGTCGCTGCGTGAGCGCGCCAAACGCTTCGGCTATCTGCCGCAGGGGCATCTCGTGCATTGGCCGCTGCCGGCGCGCGATATCGTGGCGCTCGGCCGCTACCCGCATGGCGCAACCGATCCGGCGCGGCTGTCGCCCAGGGATGCCGAGGCCGTGCTGCGCGCGATGCAGGCCGTCGACGTGATGGAGTTCAGTGATCGACGCGTCACCGAATTGTCCGGCGGCGAACGCAGCCGCGTGGCGCTGGCCCGCGCACTCGCGGTGGAAGCGCCGATCATCCTGGCCGACGAGCCGACCGCCTCGCTCGACCCGCGGCACCAGATCGACGTCATGAAGAACTTGCGCGCGACCGCGGACAAGGGTGTGCTGATCATCGTGGTGACGCACGATCTCGGGCTTGCTGCGCGGTTTGCCGACCATGTGCTGGTGCTGAAGGAAGGCAATCTAGTGTCGTGGGGCACACCGAGCGCGGGGTTATCGGAGCAGGTGATGGCGGACGTATTTCGGATCAGCGCCTACCGCGCGGAATATCAGCGCGAGGCGGTGATCGTGCCCTGGGCGGATGTCTGA